GCTAAGTGGCACTTCGTGCGGCATGGGCGTAGATTTTCGGCTTGGGCCTTCTCATAGAATAAAGCGCCGGCGCGATTACTTACACGTTCAATCACATGGGCGCAAGTTCCGCTCAAAGCACTTCTTAGTAGCAGTTTGCAGTTCCAAATGTTTGGCAGGCGAAGGAAGGAATTCTAGGATTGGCGTTACTATTACGCGAAAGATTCACAAGAGCGCTGTTCGCCGCAATCGCTTGCGGCGAAGAATAAAGGAAATTTATCGTTTCTACAAACAGCAGCTAGCTAAAGCGAAAATAGATTTCGTTATCATTGCGCTTGCAGGAGCAGCAGATTTGGAGTTTGCGGACATTAAGCAGGAACTTAATGGGCTTTTTGGGAAAATTGCTCGCGTGATGCACGTGGATGGGTGGCCCAGGACTGCGGGTTCGCAAGAGAATTGACATGAGATCCAGCCTTTTTTTTCTAGTCTCTGTAATAAATTCGCTATTCGTTGTAGTTTGCACGTCATTGCTTAAAGTTTGGAATCGCGCAATTTCGCCTTGTTTTGGTTGCCATTGTCGGTTTGAACCGACTTGTTCTCGATACGCAATTGAAGCTTTT
The nucleotide sequence above comes from Deltaproteobacteria bacterium. Encoded proteins:
- the yidD gene encoding membrane protein insertion efficiency factor YidD, encoding MRSSLFFLVSVINSLFVVVCTSLLKVWNRAISPCFGCHCRFEPTCSRYAIEAFKRYGFIRGLWLSIKRVVRCNPMCQGGEDLLP
- the rnpA gene encoding ribonuclease P protein component — encoded protein: MCQHPQEGSKALVLLSGTSCGMGVDFRLGPSHRIKRRRDYLHVQSHGRKFRSKHFLVAVCSSKCLAGEGRNSRIGVTITRKIHKSAVRRNRLRRRIKEIYRFYKQQLAKAKIDFVIIALAGAADLEFADIKQELNGLFGKIARVMHVDGWPRTAGSQEN